A region from the Campylobacter magnus genome encodes:
- a CDS encoding DUF5675 family protein — MIEIERFKENEIGTWGRLYFGDFTCYTFEPVGADEVRSGLDRRVPAGGYNMRWHNSPRFKRRLPHIYNKQVPQARYILIHSGNLPEHTEGCILLGFNYDARGVWNSRAALDEFMARLRAMYKDDLSPVTLEIINNF; from the coding sequence ATGATAGAGATTGAGAGATTTAAAGAGAACGAGATTGGCACTTGGGGTAGACTATATTTTGGTGATTTTACGTGCTACACCTTTGAGCCAGTGGGAGCTGATGAAGTGCGAAGTGGGCTTGATAGGCGTGTGCCAGCTGGGGGCTATAATATGCGCTGGCACAATAGCCCACGCTTTAAGCGCCGTTTGCCACATATCTATAATAAGCAAGTGCCGCAAGCTAGATATATTCTAATTCACTCAGGAAATCTGCCTGAGCACACTGAGGGCTGCATTTTGCTAGGCTTTAACTACGACGCGCGTGGCGTGTGGAATAGTAGGGCTGCGCTTGATGAGTTTATGGCTAGACTTCGTGCTATGTATAAAGACGACCTAAGCCCAGTAACGCTTGAAATCATAAATAATTTTTAA
- a CDS encoding phage tail tube protein codes for MSKVLSRCGLKVGLETTPGVYEAPTQVLKLNSVITPNVEFDSVEIPNFSFYAGAKDVITIADWGQGSFDVETCFFDNLDFYSTLFKICNLKQTEDDQGNAVFTPDTHSQNTASVDLILPDRKFKLQGAKSNFKLSGQVGDKINITFGLKAAYNDREMGNNTITDIKSGEALVIRRLGGMTLNGVAVNLSEFSFDMGCNIGYEKFTNVGEFHISDYEPKLTLKMRLEKDGADGFDEFKAGSTMSFVAIFRNAAGKDCFKLEIPRAKLSEQPKFSDSDGIFVIERTFLAIADKGDDNFKLTYIKEDNR; via the coding sequence ATGTCAAAGGTTCTAAGTAGATGCGGCTTAAAGGTGGGCTTAGAGACAACGCCTGGCGTTTATGAAGCACCAACGCAGGTTTTAAAGCTAAATAGCGTAATTACTCCAAATGTGGAGTTTGATAGCGTAGAAATTCCAAATTTCAGCTTTTATGCTGGGGCAAAGGATGTTATTACCATAGCTGACTGGGGGCAAGGGTCATTTGATGTAGAGACCTGCTTTTTTGATAATTTAGATTTTTATAGCACGCTTTTTAAAATTTGTAATCTAAAGCAAACTGAAGATGATCAAGGCAACGCAGTATTTACCCCTGATACACATAGCCAAAATACAGCTAGCGTAGATCTAATCTTACCTGATAGAAAGTTCAAACTTCAAGGCGCAAAATCAAACTTTAAATTAAGCGGGCAAGTAGGCGATAAGATAAATATAACCTTTGGGCTAAAAGCAGCTTATAACGATAGAGAAATGGGCAACAATACCATAACTGATATTAAAAGTGGCGAAGCTCTTGTAATTCGCCGTCTTGGTGGTATGACTTTAAACGGCGTGGCGGTAAATCTTAGCGAGTTTAGCTTTGATATGGGGTGTAATATAGGCTATGAGAAATTTACAAATGTAGGCGAATTTCACATAAGCGACTACGAGCCAAAACTTACTCTTAAAATGCGACTTGAAAAAGACGGCGCAGATGGCTTTGATGAGTTTAAAGCAGGCAGCACAATGAGCTTTGTGGCGATTTTTAGAAACGCAGCTGGCAAAGACTGCTTTAAGCTAGAAATTCCAAGGGCAAAGCTAAGCGAACAGCCAAAGTTTAGCGATAGTGATGGAATTTTTGTGATTGAGCGGACATTTTTAGCCATTGCTGATAAAGGCGATGATAACTTCAAGCTAACTTATATCAAGGAAGACAATAGATGA
- a CDS encoding major capsid protein, whose translation MANPGKIALADMVVPDIWAKFTTQSILSHSEFYASGILASNDLLTQLANGEGKSLNMPYLGELNGIAQGGGAGYDGTAISQIGGIEVGKNVATKIFSAASFAETDWAAQLSGADPIGAITNQLGAFWAKEQQKSLIATINGAIDALDTAKAGEKHTLDISTNVIDAAAVIDAKSLLGSEGNKISAICMHSKVYYKLVKDNLIEFVAKSEQNSEFPTYLGLRVIVDDSLVDTAGVYTSYLFANGAIGYANITPPHSVELERVADSGISLLFSRQGWVMHPYGFSYQGTFNPDNVALANKDNWKLTGNTKAVKIARIKHKIA comes from the coding sequence ATGGCAAATCCAGGCAAAATAGCACTAGCAGATATGGTAGTGCCAGACATTTGGGCGAAGTTTACCACCCAGTCAATTTTATCTCATAGCGAGTTTTATGCTAGTGGAATTCTAGCTAGCAATGACTTGCTTACACAGTTAGCAAACGGCGAGGGCAAAAGCCTTAATATGCCTTATTTAGGCGAGTTAAACGGCATAGCGCAAGGTGGCGGCGCAGGATATGATGGCACTGCTATATCACAAATTGGCGGTATTGAAGTAGGCAAAAATGTAGCTACTAAGATTTTTAGCGCAGCTTCTTTTGCTGAGACTGACTGGGCGGCGCAATTAAGCGGAGCTGATCCAATTGGCGCAATCACTAACCAACTAGGCGCATTTTGGGCAAAAGAGCAGCAAAAAAGTCTAATTGCTACCATAAATGGGGCAATAGATGCGCTTGATACTGCCAAAGCAGGCGAAAAGCACACCCTAGACATCAGCACAAATGTAATCGACGCAGCAGCTGTGATTGATGCAAAATCTTTGCTAGGCAGCGAAGGTAATAAAATCAGCGCAATCTGTATGCACTCAAAGGTATACTACAAGCTAGTTAAAGACAATCTAATAGAGTTTGTCGCAAAAAGTGAGCAAAATAGCGAATTCCCAACTTACCTAGGGCTTCGTGTAATCGTAGATGATAGCCTAGTAGATACTGCTGGTGTATATACAAGCTATCTTTTTGCTAACGGCGCAATCGGCTATGCCAATATCACACCGCCTCACTCAGTAGAGCTAGAGCGTGTGGCAGATAGTGGAATTTCACTGCTATTTTCTCGCCAAGGCTGGGTAATGCACCCTTATGGATTTAGCTATCAAGGCACATTTAACCCTGATAATGTAGCACTGGCTAACAAAGACAACTGGAAGCTTACAGGCAACACAAAAGCCGTCAAAATCGCTCGCATTAAGCATAAAATCGCTTAA
- a CDS encoding structural protein, which produces MDFKALLDLLDKQIEKSAKKLNAKLLELLENNGDLNTAFASFSDEFWADFLKAYNKANNSELNLDELMNLRADKITLSKALYTELREVKNSVQGVIKTAIKEQKSANELAKMLYEGYDFKADPLKVKTKYPKYLWEKSAKTKVKNIKTPALRASYSKLLKDESKLVADRALKIAGYEKARYYAKRIALNETARAYNDARAFEYSSSKDIQVVKIQMSKTHARTDICDYYASVDKYGLGAGVYPKDKAPVPPFHPFCRCQMIPKYADEYSKPKLNADADKEYLSGLKEWQRARILGSKDKAKEALKTGDINSVFNAMKPERYKVKSIDEVAEFQKQNGKISPLKEPDEAIFLDEISQNQAIKIMGNYLKTDLELAKSRRNFIISKNIKQYLKDIFKNKNLHSIFLSEETLAQHFLKHPEITANDYYFVLKSLDKKPLANFESGKNNQLFYYDNSEKIYYRVAIKVTKNDEIFVKSVVKGDNLIKEIKNKQRTLQES; this is translated from the coding sequence ATGGACTTTAAAGCACTACTTGATTTACTTGACAAACAGATAGAAAAAAGCGCAAAAAAGTTAAATGCTAAGCTTTTAGAGCTTTTAGAAAATAACGGCGATTTAAATACCGCCTTTGCTAGTTTTAGTGATGAATTTTGGGCTGATTTTCTAAAAGCCTATAATAAGGCAAATAACTCGGAGTTAAATCTAGATGAGCTAATGAACCTAAGAGCTGATAAAATCACACTTAGCAAAGCACTATACACTGAGCTAAGAGAGGTAAAAAACAGCGTCCAAGGCGTGATAAAAACAGCAATTAAAGAGCAAAAAAGCGCAAATGAACTAGCAAAAATGCTTTATGAGGGCTATGATTTTAAAGCTGATCCGCTAAAAGTAAAGACAAAATATCCAAAATATCTATGGGAAAAATCCGCCAAAACCAAGGTAAAAAACATAAAAACACCGGCTTTAAGGGCGTCTTATTCTAAGCTTTTAAAAGATGAGAGCAAGCTAGTAGCAGATAGGGCTCTAAAAATAGCTGGATATGAAAAAGCACGCTACTACGCAAAGCGCATAGCCCTAAATGAAACTGCTAGGGCGTATAATGACGCAAGAGCCTTTGAATACAGCTCTAGCAAAGATATACAAGTAGTAAAAATCCAAATGAGCAAAACCCACGCACGCACCGACATTTGCGACTATTATGCTAGCGTGGATAAATATGGGCTTGGGGCAGGCGTTTATCCAAAGGATAAGGCACCTGTGCCGCCCTTTCATCCCTTTTGTAGATGCCAAATGATACCCAAATACGCTGATGAATACAGCAAACCTAAGCTAAATGCTGATGCTGATAAAGAGTATCTCTCAGGGCTAAAAGAGTGGCAAAGAGCTAGAATTCTAGGTAGCAAAGACAAAGCTAAGGAAGCCCTAAAAACTGGCGATATAAACAGCGTATTTAACGCAATGAAGCCTGAGAGATACAAGGTTAAAAGCATAGATGAAGTAGCGGAATTTCAAAAACAAAATGGCAAAATCTCGCCTTTAAAAGAGCCTGATGAAGCGATATTTTTAGATGAAATAAGCCAAAATCAAGCAATAAAGATTATGGGCAATTATTTAAAAACTGATTTAGAACTAGCAAAATCACGGCGCAATTTTATAATTTCTAAAAATATCAAGCAGTATTTAAAAGATATTTTTAAAAATAAAAACTTACACTCTATATTTTTGAGTGAAGAGACATTAGCACAGCATTTTTTAAAGCACCCTGAAATAACAGCAAATGATTATTATTTTGTGTTAAAATCACTTGATAAAAAGCCTTTGGCAAACTTTGAAAGTGGCAAAAATAATCAGCTATTTTATTACGATAATAGTGAAAAAATTTATTATAGAGTAGCCATAAAAGTTACTAAAAATGATGAAATATTTGTAAAAAGCGTGGTAAAAGGCGACAATCTTATTAAAGAAATTAAGAACAAGCAAAGGACTTTGCAAGAGTCTTAA
- a CDS encoding LPD3 domain-containing protein: MTNAVIIPQNHLKTLKNSKIPKRSDIISPLKEVNNMIKLNGTIKNNEEVINTLKELAGVDLMNGEFKAQINHNQREKLISNRAISKSENNGFSRQEHLIAVANIDKLFKGARLLGRFDDIKHGQKDVKILRFENYCIFENKIAKCLITAKETKNHKMHKINIYSLELSAN, translated from the coding sequence GTGACCAACGCCGTAATTATACCACAAAATCATTTAAAAACTCTTAAAAATTCTAAAATTCCTAAACGAAGTGATATAATCTCGCCTTTAAAAGAGGTAAATAATATGATAAAATTAAATGGCACTATAAAAAATAACGAAGAGGTTATAAATACGCTTAAAGAATTAGCAGGGGTTGATTTGATGAATGGCGAGTTTAAGGCACAAATAAATCACAATCAAAGAGAAAAGCTTATATCAAATAGGGCAATAAGCAAAAGTGAGAATAATGGATTTAGTAGGCAAGAACATTTAATAGCTGTTGCCAATATAGACAAGCTATTTAAAGGGGCGAGATTGTTAGGTAGATTTGATGACATTAAGCACGGACAAAAAGATGTAAAAATATTGCGTTTTGAGAATTATTGTATTTTTGAAAATAAAATAGCAAAATGCTTAATAACTGCCAAAGAAACTAAAAATCATAAAATGCATAAAATAAATATATATTCGCTTGAACTCAGTGCAAACTAA